The following coding sequences are from one Calypte anna isolate BGI_N300 chromosome 18, bCalAnn1_v1.p, whole genome shotgun sequence window:
- the UTS2R gene encoding urotensin-2 receptor, which produces MEPNGTAAAGGNGSAAAGGSGSPGGGPLLIPSAFGTVLSVMYVAGVAGNVYTLVVMCHSARCAAPMYSSIVSLALADLLYLSTIPFIVCTYLAQDWYFGDLGCRILLSLDLLTMHASIFTLTLMCTERYLAVTRPLDTLKRSRSYRKVTAGVVWSVSLLLTLPMMLMVTLTEGGKAEGKVKRMCAPTWSLDAYRTYLTVLFSTSIMAPGIIIGFLYTRLARTYLESQRNPPHKEKSKKSPRQKVLIMIFSIVLVFWACFLPFWIWQLVRLYSSPLQLTTQTQKCINYLVTCLTYSNSCINPFLYTLLTKNYREYLRNRHRNFYRFTSSFRKRGSNLQCSWGRSMSSSNQFDYSSEVLGMATLKDK; this is translated from the coding sequence ATGGAGCCCAACGGgacggcggcggcgggggggaACGGctcggcggcggcggggggcaGTGGGTCCCCCGGGGGAGGCCCCCTGCTCATCCCTTCGGCCTTCGGGACGGTGCTGTCGGTGATGTACGTGGCCGGGGTGGCGGGAAACGTCTACACGCTGGTGGTGATGTGCCACTCGGCTCGCTGCGCAGCCCCCATGTACAGCTCCATCGTCAGCCTGGCCCTGGCCGACCTGCTCTACCTCTCCACCATCCCCTTCATCGTCTGCACCTACCTGGCCCAGGACTGGTACTTCGGGGACCTGGGATGCCGCATCCTGCTCAGCCTGGACCTGCTCACCATGCACGCCAGCATCTTCACCCTCACCCTGATGTGCACCGAGCGGTACCTGGCTGTCACCCGACCCCTGGACACCCTGAAGCGGTCACGCAGCTACCGGAAGGTGACGGCGGGGGTTGTCTGGTCGGTCTCACTACTCCTCACTCTGCCCATGATGCTGATGGTCACCCTGACTGAGGGGGGCaaggcagaggggaaggtgaAGAGGATGTGTGCACCCACCTGGAGCTTGGACGCCTACCGGACCTACCTGACTGTGCTCTTCAGCACCAGCATCATGGCCCCAGGGATCATCATTGGCTTCCTCTACACACGCCTGGCCAGGACATACCTGGAGTCCCAGAGGAACCCCCCCCACAAGGAGAAGAGCAAGAAGTCCCCCCGGCAGAAAGTCCTCATCATGATTTTCAGCATCGTGCTGGTCTTCTGGGCCTGCTTCCTGCCCTTTTGGATCTGGCAGCTGGTGCGACTCTACAGCAGCCCCCTGCAGCTCACCACCCAAACCCAAAAGTGCATTAACTACCTGGTGACCTGCTTGACCTACAGCAACAGCTGCATCAACCCCTTCCTCTACACCCTACTCACCAAAAACTACCGGGAGTACCTGCGCAACAGGCACCGCAACTTCTACAGGTTCACGTCCTCCTTCCGCAAGAGGGGCTCCAACCTCCAGTGCTCCTGGGGACGGTCCATGTCCTCCAGCAACCAGTTTGACTACAGCTCGGAGGTCCTGGGCATGGCCACACTGAAGGACaagtga